Proteins from one Arthrobacter sp. Soc17.1.1.1 genomic window:
- a CDS encoding response regulator transcription factor produces MTTHHSTQGTPIRVLLADDQPLLRMGFRLILEGEPDLEIAGEASTGAEAVRLTAELTPDVVLMDVRMPFGDGIEATRQITASASGSRIIILTTFDLDEYAFSGLQAGASAFLLKDVAPEDLVHAVRIVASGDAVVAPRVTQRLLETYVRSLPPAHLTAAVPDRRLAELTPREREVLEAIAGGLSNAELAARFFLSEATIKTHVRRILTKLDLRDRVQAVVYAYENGIVVPGPAH; encoded by the coding sequence ATGACCACGCACCACAGCACGCAGGGCACACCCATCAGGGTTCTGCTCGCTGACGACCAGCCCCTGCTGAGGATGGGCTTCCGGCTGATCCTCGAGGGCGAGCCGGATCTCGAGATCGCCGGCGAGGCGTCGACCGGCGCCGAGGCCGTCCGCCTCACCGCGGAACTGACGCCGGACGTGGTGCTCATGGACGTCCGGATGCCCTTCGGGGACGGGATCGAGGCCACCCGCCAGATCACGGCGTCGGCCTCCGGCTCACGCATCATCATCCTGACCACCTTCGACCTGGACGAGTACGCGTTCTCCGGCCTGCAGGCGGGGGCGTCGGCGTTCCTGCTGAAGGACGTGGCCCCCGAGGACCTGGTGCACGCGGTGCGGATCGTCGCGAGCGGTGACGCCGTCGTCGCCCCGCGCGTCACCCAGCGGCTGCTCGAGACCTATGTGCGCTCGCTACCGCCGGCGCACCTGACGGCGGCCGTGCCGGACCGGCGGCTCGCCGAGCTGACGCCGCGGGAGCGGGAGGTGCTCGAGGCGATCGCCGGGGGCCTCTCGAACGCCGAGCTGGCGGCGCGCTTCTTCCTGTCGGAGGCCACGATCAAGACCCACGTGCGGCGTATCCTCACGAAGCTGGACCTGCGGGACCGCGTGCAGGCCGTGGTGTATGCCTACGAGAACGGGATCGTGGTGCCGGGGCCCGCGCACTGA
- a CDS encoding sensor histidine kinase encodes MSETHPMRETAERSTAVSFTELNARRLGPFRRFFRRHPRAMDAVVVVVFVLFGFPGALLLIIDSGNWIGLPGVVLSAAALAFRRDRPLLVLAFVAVLDVPVSILTEGTGSSGVATMFALYTVASTYPLRPVLVAAAAATVLSVSALFLIPVSAFEGAPGVTWLLSGFIVMFLGIAVGVGITVRRDREHESELREWAGRNAELASAGERNRIAREMHDVVAHSLTVMVALSDGAAVVMKRDPERAGAVLRELSGTGRTALADMRRVLGVLRAEAASETLEPLPASSSLTQLLDGFRAAGLPLRVTTSGPRLPDDPAFQLTVYRILQESLTNVLRYAKGVTLVDISIARTGEAVSLRVADDGRGTMGPAVSLGSGQGIAGMRERAAIYAGSVDVGVRPSGGWAVEVRLTVPDAEGGTGNPRGKEKDDHAPQHAGHTHQGSAR; translated from the coding sequence TTGAGTGAGACCCACCCGATGAGGGAGACCGCGGAGCGCAGCACCGCGGTCTCCTTCACGGAGCTCAACGCCCGCCGGCTGGGTCCGTTCCGGCGGTTCTTCCGCAGGCATCCGCGGGCCATGGACGCCGTGGTCGTCGTGGTGTTCGTGCTCTTCGGCTTCCCCGGCGCGCTCCTGCTGATCATCGACTCCGGGAACTGGATCGGCCTCCCGGGTGTCGTGCTGTCGGCCGCCGCACTGGCGTTCCGGCGCGACCGGCCCCTGCTCGTCCTCGCGTTCGTCGCCGTCCTCGACGTCCCGGTCAGCATCCTGACCGAGGGCACGGGCAGCAGCGGTGTGGCGACGATGTTCGCCCTGTACACGGTCGCCTCCACTTACCCGCTGCGGCCGGTGCTCGTCGCGGCGGCTGCGGCGACCGTCCTGTCCGTCAGCGCCCTGTTCCTCATCCCGGTCAGCGCGTTCGAGGGCGCCCCGGGCGTCACGTGGCTGCTCAGCGGCTTCATCGTGATGTTCCTCGGGATCGCGGTCGGCGTGGGCATCACGGTGCGGAGGGACCGCGAACACGAGAGCGAGCTGCGCGAGTGGGCCGGCCGCAACGCGGAGCTGGCGTCCGCGGGGGAGAGGAACCGCATCGCGCGGGAGATGCACGACGTCGTCGCGCATTCACTGACGGTCATGGTGGCGCTGTCCGACGGCGCCGCCGTCGTCATGAAGCGGGACCCGGAGCGTGCCGGCGCGGTGCTGCGCGAACTGTCCGGGACCGGCCGCACGGCCCTCGCGGACATGCGGAGGGTCCTCGGGGTCCTCCGCGCCGAGGCCGCGAGCGAGACCCTGGAGCCGCTGCCGGCGTCGAGCTCCCTCACGCAGCTCCTCGACGGGTTCCGGGCGGCAGGGCTGCCGCTCAGGGTGACCACGAGCGGGCCGCGACTGCCGGACGATCCCGCGTTCCAGCTGACGGTGTACCGGATCCTGCAGGAATCGCTGACCAACGTCCTGCGGTACGCCAAGGGGGTTACTCTGGTGGACATCTCGATCGCCCGCACCGGGGAGGCGGTCTCCCTGCGCGTCGCCGACGACGGTCGGGGCACCATGGGCCCGGCCGTGTCCCTCGGCTCGGGCCAGGGCATCGCCGGCATGCGGGAGCGGGCCGCCATCTATGCCGGTTCGGTGGACGTCGGGGTCCGCCCGTCGGGCGGCTGGGCCGTGGAGGTCCGATTGACAGTCCCCGACGCCGAAGGCGGCACGGGAAACCCACGGGGGAAAGAGAAAGATGACCACGCACCACAGCACGCAGGGCACACCCATCAGGGTTCTGCTCGCTGA
- a CDS encoding ABC transporter permease has translation MATSTSPAPTQQRPRPQRDAGSGVNFGRVLKSEWIKVTTVPSTVILIVSTVVVMVGLAALFAWSLSVMAQSAGDPGVPAEFQAPTEGPGSAAFEALTTPSSGLVFGQLLIASLAVVLIASEWTTGMIRSTMVAVPKRTPALLAKTVIVAVVAFVVGFGSALMSYLVAQPILGGEDLDFALTEDGVLASVINTGTFLALVAVISMSIGILLRNTAGGVVTAVGIFFVLPIIVQLISGLADWIPDAARFLPGDAGTQMVAVTTAEDALTQWEGGLVMGAWALVLLVLALVVAKKRDV, from the coding sequence ATGGCAACGTCGACCTCACCCGCCCCCACCCAGCAGCGGCCCCGGCCGCAGCGTGATGCCGGCTCGGGCGTGAACTTCGGCCGGGTGCTGAAATCCGAATGGATCAAGGTCACCACCGTCCCCTCGACCGTCATCCTCATCGTCTCCACCGTCGTGGTGATGGTGGGACTCGCCGCGCTCTTCGCCTGGTCACTGTCCGTCATGGCGCAGTCCGCCGGCGATCCGGGCGTGCCGGCGGAGTTCCAGGCACCCACGGAAGGCCCGGGGAGCGCGGCGTTCGAAGCCCTGACGACGCCGTCGTCGGGCCTGGTATTCGGGCAACTGCTCATCGCGTCGCTCGCCGTGGTCCTCATCGCCTCGGAGTGGACCACCGGCATGATCCGCTCGACGATGGTCGCCGTGCCGAAACGCACCCCTGCGCTGCTGGCGAAGACCGTCATCGTCGCGGTCGTCGCCTTCGTCGTAGGCTTCGGTAGCGCACTGATGTCCTACCTCGTCGCCCAGCCCATCCTCGGGGGAGAGGATCTCGACTTCGCCCTCACGGAGGACGGCGTCCTCGCAAGCGTCATCAACACCGGGACCTTCCTCGCTCTCGTGGCGGTGATCTCGATGTCGATCGGGATCCTGCTGCGCAACACGGCCGGAGGCGTGGTGACGGCGGTCGGCATCTTCTTCGTGCTGCCGATCATCGTGCAGCTCATCTCGGGGCTCGCCGACTGGATCCCCGATGCAGCGCGGTTCCTCCCCGGAGACGCGGGGACGCAGATGGTCGCCGTGACGACGGCAGAGGATGCGCTGACCCAGTGGGAGGGCGGTCTCGTCATGGGTGCCTGGGCCCTGGTGCTCCTGGTCCTCGCCCTCGTCGTCGCGAAGAAGCGGGACGTCTAG
- a CDS encoding ABC transporter ATP-binding protein — protein MIEAQALSKRYGAKTAVDAVSFTVQPGKVTGFLGPNGAGKSTTMRMIVGLDNPSGGRVTVNGQPYAQHRAPLREVGALLDAKAVHTKRSAYNHLRAMAATHGIPNSRVREVIELTGLGPVARKRVGGFSLGMGQRLGIAAALLGDPHTVILDEPVNGLDPEGVQWVRHLARGLASEGRTVFLSSHLMSEMALTADHLIVIGRGRIIADAPIQSIIDGQGKVRVRVRADRPQDLLGGLAGEGVSSQVLEPELVEITGVEPRRIAEIALRERVLVYELTPLQVSLEDAYMELTQTEVEYHSHDLPTAAQAAAPVEGR, from the coding sequence ATGATCGAGGCCCAGGCCCTCTCGAAGCGGTACGGCGCGAAGACCGCCGTCGACGCCGTCTCCTTCACCGTGCAGCCCGGCAAGGTGACGGGCTTCCTCGGCCCGAACGGCGCCGGCAAGTCCACCACCATGCGCATGATCGTGGGCCTGGACAACCCCAGCGGCGGCCGGGTGACCGTCAACGGTCAGCCCTACGCCCAGCACCGCGCACCGCTCCGCGAAGTGGGTGCGCTGCTCGATGCCAAGGCCGTCCACACCAAGCGCTCGGCGTACAACCACCTCCGCGCGATGGCGGCGACGCACGGCATCCCGAACAGCCGGGTCAGGGAGGTCATCGAGCTCACGGGACTCGGTCCCGTCGCCCGGAAGAGGGTGGGCGGGTTCTCCCTCGGCATGGGCCAGCGCCTCGGGATCGCGGCGGCCCTCCTCGGTGACCCCCATACGGTCATCCTCGACGAGCCCGTCAACGGCCTGGACCCGGAAGGTGTCCAGTGGGTGCGCCACCTCGCGAGGGGCCTCGCCTCCGAGGGCCGCACCGTCTTCCTCTCCTCCCACCTCATGTCGGAGATGGCCCTGACCGCCGACCACCTCATCGTCATCGGCCGCGGCCGCATCATCGCCGACGCCCCCATCCAGTCGATCATCGACGGCCAGGGCAAGGTGCGCGTGCGGGTCCGCGCCGACCGGCCGCAGGACCTCCTCGGCGGCCTCGCCGGCGAGGGCGTGTCCTCGCAGGTCCTCGAGCCGGAACTGGTCGAGATCACCGGCGTCGAACCGCGCCGCATCGCAGAGATCGCCCTCCGGGAGCGTGTCCTGGTCTATGAACTCACCCCGCTCCAGGTGTCCCTCGAGGACGCCTACATGGAGCTCACCCAGACCGAGGTCGAGTACCACTCGCACGACCTCCCCACCGCCGCTCAGGCTGCCGCACCAGTGGAAGGACGCTGA
- a CDS encoding ABC transporter permease, whose amino-acid sequence MWFSDGWTVTKRNLTKLKRSPDMLVFAVLQPIMFVLLFSQIYGGSIQVEGADYTQYLMAGIFAQTVIFGSTFSGSAMAQDLKDGIIDRFRTLPMSPSAVLVGRTNSDLVLNALSVVIMMGTGFLVGWRVNASMGSFLAGLGLLLLFSYAFSWVMALLGMSVKSPEVINNASFMILFPLTFISNAFVQSQNLPSALETFANWNPVSALVQAARELFGNTGTLPAPDVWPMQNAVLTVLIGAALMLVVFVPLCIRKFRLISSR is encoded by the coding sequence ATGTGGTTCTCCGACGGCTGGACCGTGACCAAACGCAACCTGACCAAGCTGAAGCGCTCACCCGACATGCTGGTCTTCGCCGTCCTCCAGCCGATCATGTTCGTGCTGCTGTTCAGCCAGATCTACGGCGGGTCCATCCAGGTGGAGGGCGCGGACTACACGCAGTACCTCATGGCCGGCATCTTCGCGCAGACGGTGATCTTCGGCTCCACCTTCTCCGGCTCGGCCATGGCCCAGGACCTCAAGGACGGCATCATCGACCGTTTCAGGACCCTGCCCATGAGCCCGTCCGCGGTGCTGGTCGGACGGACCAACAGCGACCTCGTGCTCAACGCGCTGTCGGTGGTCATCATGATGGGCACCGGATTCCTGGTGGGCTGGCGCGTCAACGCGTCCATGGGCAGCTTCCTCGCCGGCCTCGGCCTCCTGCTGCTGTTCTCCTACGCGTTCAGCTGGGTGATGGCACTGCTCGGGATGTCCGTGAAGTCGCCCGAGGTCATCAACAACGCGTCGTTCATGATCCTCTTCCCGCTCACGTTCATCTCGAACGCGTTCGTGCAGTCCCAGAACCTGCCGAGTGCGCTCGAGACCTTCGCCAACTGGAACCCGGTCTCGGCGCTCGTCCAGGCGGCCCGCGAGCTGTTCGGCAACACGGGGACCCTCCCTGCCCCCGATGTCTGGCCCATGCAGAACGCGGTCCTGACCGTCCTGATCGGCGCCGCCCTGATGCTCGTGGTCTTCGTGCCGCTGTGCATCCGGAAGTTCAGGCTCATCAGCAGCCGCTGA
- a CDS encoding ATP-binding cassette domain-containing protein, protein MAIIEAEGLKKTYSSKSGPVHALDGMNLSVPQGTVKALLGPNGAGKTTVVKILTTLVQPTAGAARIDGIDVLRDPKAARRIIGVSGQYAAVDEGLTGFENLEMVGRLYHLGARESRRRAQELIDQFELTEAGNRPVKGFSGGMRRRIDLAGALVIKPKILFLDEPTTGLDPRSRLSMWGIIKDLVKDGTTLLLTTQYLEEADQLSDDIAVIDGGRTIAAGTADELKAQIGGHRVVVSLVDAAHAPTAREILGRHGDGEPGVGGDGRTVEVAVTNGPRALQYILSDLGEAGVGLHDAGMRRPSLDDVFLTLTGHRTEDASAEAPQKETAA, encoded by the coding sequence ATGGCGATTATCGAGGCAGAAGGTCTGAAGAAGACCTATTCGTCGAAGAGCGGCCCCGTCCACGCGCTCGACGGCATGAACCTTTCCGTTCCCCAGGGAACAGTCAAGGCCCTCCTGGGGCCCAACGGTGCAGGCAAGACCACCGTGGTCAAGATCCTCACCACCCTCGTCCAGCCGACCGCCGGCGCCGCGCGCATCGACGGCATCGACGTCCTGCGCGATCCGAAGGCCGCACGCCGCATCATCGGCGTCTCCGGCCAGTACGCGGCGGTCGACGAGGGACTCACCGGTTTCGAGAACCTCGAGATGGTGGGCAGGCTCTACCACCTCGGTGCCCGCGAGTCGAGGCGCCGGGCACAGGAGCTCATCGACCAGTTCGAGCTGACGGAAGCCGGCAACCGCCCGGTCAAGGGCTTCTCCGGCGGCATGCGGCGCCGGATCGACCTGGCCGGGGCGCTGGTGATCAAGCCGAAGATCCTCTTCCTGGACGAGCCGACCACAGGGCTGGACCCCCGGAGCCGGCTGTCCATGTGGGGCATCATCAAGGACCTCGTGAAGGACGGCACCACGCTGCTGCTCACCACCCAGTACCTCGAGGAGGCGGACCAGCTCTCCGACGACATCGCGGTGATCGACGGCGGCAGGACCATCGCCGCGGGCACCGCGGACGAGCTGAAGGCGCAGATCGGGGGCCACCGCGTCGTGGTGTCGCTCGTCGACGCCGCCCACGCCCCGACCGCCCGCGAGATCCTCGGGCGCCACGGCGACGGCGAACCCGGTGTCGGCGGGGACGGCCGCACCGTGGAGGTCGCGGTCACGAACGGGCCCCGCGCCCTGCAGTACATCCTGTCGGACCTCGGCGAGGCGGGTGTCGGCCTGCACGACGCCGGCATGCGGCGGCCGAGCCTCGACGACGTGTTCCTCACGCTCACCGGTCACCGGACCGAGGACGCCTCGGCGGAAGCCCCCCAGAAGGAGACAGCAGCATGA
- a CDS encoding MFS transporter: MIATYAIFGLNGLVFASWAARIPAASDTLGLGAGQTGGLLLVGAVGSVLSLPLAGLVAARFGTGNTVRIGGTAAAVAATSVAFGLAIASVPVVAVGLFLFGCGIALWDVGQNIEGADVERLVGRTIMPRFHAAFSGGAFVGALIGAGLSAVDVSLSAHLVAVAVLSLAVSLWTPRHFLPEAPADGSATGPASDGARRRGLGAWGEPRTLLIGLVVLGAALTEGAANDWVAKASVDGLGTSESTGAVMFAVFVAAMTALRFLGGPLIDRFGRVRVLQASLGSSLAGLVVFVAAPNVPLAAVGAVLWGAGAALGFPMGMSAAADDPDRAAARVSVVATIGYTAFLAGPPLIGFLGDVVGIRNALLAVGVAVLASFLVAPAARERPVTDDAGLRTVTDRSA, translated from the coding sequence ATGATCGCCACTTACGCCATCTTCGGCCTCAACGGCCTCGTCTTCGCGAGCTGGGCGGCGCGCATCCCGGCCGCATCGGACACGCTGGGACTCGGAGCCGGCCAGACCGGCGGACTCCTCCTCGTCGGCGCCGTCGGCTCGGTCCTGTCCCTCCCCCTCGCCGGGCTCGTCGCAGCACGCTTCGGCACCGGGAACACCGTGCGGATCGGCGGCACCGCCGCCGCCGTCGCCGCGACCTCCGTCGCCTTCGGCCTGGCCATCGCCTCCGTGCCGGTGGTGGCCGTCGGACTGTTCCTGTTCGGCTGCGGGATCGCCCTGTGGGACGTGGGGCAGAACATCGAGGGCGCCGACGTCGAGCGCCTCGTCGGGCGGACCATCATGCCGCGCTTCCATGCCGCATTCAGCGGGGGAGCGTTCGTGGGCGCCCTCATCGGGGCCGGTCTGTCCGCCGTCGACGTGTCCCTGTCGGCGCACCTCGTCGCCGTGGCCGTCCTCAGCCTCGCCGTCTCCCTGTGGACGCCCCGCCACTTCCTGCCCGAGGCGCCGGCGGACGGGTCCGCGACGGGACCGGCGTCCGACGGCGCCCGGCGGCGGGGCCTCGGCGCATGGGGCGAACCCCGCACGCTGCTGATCGGTCTGGTGGTGCTGGGCGCCGCGCTGACCGAAGGGGCCGCCAACGACTGGGTGGCGAAGGCGAGCGTCGACGGCCTGGGCACCTCGGAGAGCACCGGGGCCGTCATGTTCGCGGTGTTCGTGGCCGCGATGACGGCGCTGCGCTTCCTCGGCGGGCCCCTGATCGACCGCTTCGGCCGGGTGCGGGTCCTGCAGGCCAGCCTCGGGTCCTCCCTCGCGGGCCTCGTGGTCTTCGTCGCCGCACCGAACGTGCCCCTCGCCGCCGTCGGAGCCGTCCTCTGGGGTGCGGGGGCCGCGCTCGGATTCCCCATGGGCATGTCGGCGGCGGCGGACGATCCCGATCGTGCCGCCGCGCGCGTCTCCGTCGTCGCGACCATCGGCTACACGGCCTTCCTCGCCGGGCCGCCCCTCATCGGCTTCCTCGGCGACGTGGTCGGCATCCGCAACGCCCTGCTGGCCGTCGGGGTCGCCGTGCTGGCCTCCTTCCTCGTGGCCCCCGCAGCCCGCGAACGACCGGTGACGGACGATGCGGGATTGCGGACAGTAACTGACCGAAGCGCCTAG